One genomic window of Desulfomonilaceae bacterium includes the following:
- a CDS encoding nucleotidyltransferase domain-containing protein, with product MNQQKFDFSVWERNCARKSEEREKSRQFALARLDKALRVLSEKYFWHGIFVFGSVTREGAFHENSDVDIGIEGLDPLQHHEFIGELSRLLERDVDVVLLEECGFGDRIKEKGLKWLMKTK from the coding sequence ATGAATCAACAAAAATTCGATTTTTCTGTCTGGGAAAGGAATTGTGCCCGCAAGAGCGAAGAACGTGAAAAGTCGCGTCAGTTCGCTTTAGCGCGTCTGGATAAAGCGCTCAGGGTCCTGTCAGAGAAGTACTTCTGGCACGGGATTTTTGTATTTGGTTCAGTGACTCGTGAAGGAGCGTTTCATGAGAATTCAGATGTGGACATAGGGATCGAAGGACTGGATCCACTTCAGCATCATGAATTTATTGGCGAACTCTCCAGATTGCTGGAGCGAGATGTTGATGTAGTCCTCCTCGAAGAATGCGGATTTGGTGACAGAATTAAAGAAAAGGGGCTAAAATGGTTGATGAAAACAAAATAG
- a CDS encoding radical SAM protein — protein MLNNKSSGEILLIAAELRKIASSCHLCPRECGVDRTSGECGYCGAGWLPSVSGIVKHFGEEPPLVGNGGAGTIFFAHCNLRCVFCQNHQISRGLVCDEISVAGLASEMVRLQSEGSTNIEPVSPTHQVHAFIEALGLSVSHGLNLPIVYNCGGYESLEVIKMIDGIVDIYLPDLKYANNDAASKYSDCPDYVEHARAAILEMYSQVGELELDSDGSAQRGLLIRHLVLPNDISGSIDTLQWIKANLSTDVAISLMAQYSPMHEAHKFKEINRRIRQDEYDRVVDKCWELGFENVYIQDFAAQDFGIPDFTEDEPFRWT, from the coding sequence TTGCTGAACAACAAATCATCCGGCGAAATTTTACTCATCGCAGCGGAGCTAAGGAAAATTGCCTCTTCCTGTCACCTCTGTCCACGGGAATGTGGAGTAGACCGGACCTCCGGGGAATGTGGCTACTGCGGAGCTGGGTGGCTCCCATCTGTGAGCGGTATTGTCAAGCATTTCGGAGAAGAGCCTCCTCTAGTTGGAAACGGTGGGGCAGGGACCATCTTTTTTGCACACTGCAATCTTCGATGTGTATTCTGCCAAAACCACCAGATCAGTAGAGGCCTTGTCTGTGATGAGATTTCAGTCGCTGGTCTGGCTTCTGAAATGGTTCGTCTTCAGTCCGAAGGGTCGACAAACATCGAGCCTGTTTCCCCAACACATCAGGTTCACGCATTCATCGAGGCCCTGGGCTTGAGCGTATCGCACGGGCTGAATCTTCCGATTGTTTATAACTGTGGTGGCTATGAATCACTGGAAGTCATCAAGATGATCGACGGGATTGTGGACATTTACTTACCTGACTTGAAATACGCTAATAATGACGCCGCATCTAAATATTCGGATTGTCCGGATTATGTGGAACATGCCAGAGCCGCCATCTTGGAGATGTATTCGCAGGTGGGCGAACTGGAACTTGATTCCGATGGGAGCGCTCAAAGAGGCTTATTGATCCGGCATCTTGTGTTGCCTAATGATATCTCGGGCTCTATCGACACTTTGCAGTGGATAAAGGCTAATCTATCGACAGACGTGGCGATATCCCTGATGGCCCAGTATTCGCCGATGCATGAGGCTCATAAATTTAAAGAAATAAACAGGCGTATCCGTCAGGACGAATATGATAGGGTGGTTGATAAGTGCTGGGAACTTGGATTCGAGAATGTCTATATACAGGACTTCGCGGCGCAGGATTTTGGCATTCCGGATTTTACTGAGGATGAGCCGTTTAGGTGGACCTAA